The following nucleotide sequence is from Streptomyces bathyalis.
GCGAACTCGGTCTGCGCGAGGGCGACGCCGTGCTCGACGCGGGCTGCGGCACGGGGCGGGCGCTGCCGCCGCTCCGTGCCGCGGTCGGCCGCACGGGCACCGTCCTCGGCGCCGATCTCACGCCGGAGATGATCTCCGAGGCCGTGCGCGCGGGAAGGCACTCCTGTGCGCGTCTGCTGCTCGCGGACGTCTGCCGGCTTCCGCTGCGCGACGGCTGCCTCGACGCCGTCTTCGGGGCAGGGCTGATCTCCCACCTGGCCGGGCCGGACACCGGGCTCCGCGAACTGGCCCGGGTGGTCCGTCCCGGCGGCACGCTCGCCCTCTTCCATCCGGTCGGCCGCGCGGCGCTCGCCGCGCGCCACGGCCGCGCCCTGACCGCGGACGACATCCGTGCCGAACCCAACCTCCGTACGCTGCTTGCCACATCGGGTTGGCGGCTGACCTCGTACACCGACGAGGACGACCGCTATCTG
It contains:
- a CDS encoding class I SAM-dependent methyltransferase gives rise to the protein MRSMQDETSNDPARVREFFGSRAARWEARFPDDGPAYEAAVGELGLREGDAVLDAGCGTGRALPPLRAAVGRTGTVLGADLTPEMISEAVRAGRHSCARLLLADVCRLPLRDGCLDAVFGAGLISHLAGPDTGLRELARVVRPGGTLALFHPVGRAALAARHGRALTADDIRAEPNLRTLLATSGWRLTSYTDEDDRYLALATRT